One Alkaliphilus sp. B6464 genomic window carries:
- the rseP gene encoding RIP metalloprotease RseP yields the protein MATALVAIIVFGILVLIHELGHFTVAKLVGIKVHEFAIGMGPKLIQVKKGETSYSIRALPLGGYVRMEGEDEKSDDLRSFNNKSVLARISVIFAGPFMNFVLAIALFSIIFYSIGAPTTRIQEVMDQSPAQTAGIQSGDIIYSINGEKMDTWQDIIDTIGKSQDNSIHITIVRNGDRIEKTVIPTRDIETNRATIGIKTTIEKSIGASIRNGFVAIKAIATGILGFLKGLITRESNAAAEIMGPVGIINLVGQVARTGWIDVVNLTAVLSVNLGLMNLLPIPALDGSRILFLLVEMLRGKPVDPEKEGMIHLIGFGLLITLMLFVTYKDILKLFS from the coding sequence ATGGCAACTGCTTTAGTGGCTATTATTGTTTTTGGTATACTGGTTTTGATTCATGAGTTAGGTCATTTTACAGTGGCAAAGCTAGTAGGAATTAAAGTTCATGAATTTGCTATAGGCATGGGGCCTAAGCTTATTCAAGTAAAAAAAGGTGAAACTTCGTATTCAATTCGAGCCTTACCACTTGGTGGATATGTTAGAATGGAAGGTGAAGATGAAAAATCTGATGATTTAAGAAGCTTTAATAACAAATCAGTTTTAGCTCGTATATCTGTTATTTTTGCTGGACCTTTTATGAACTTTGTTTTAGCTATAGCATTATTCTCAATTATTTTTTATTCAATAGGAGCACCAACTACAAGAATACAAGAGGTTATGGATCAATCTCCTGCACAAACAGCTGGAATACAGAGCGGAGATATTATTTACTCTATTAATGGGGAAAAAATGGATACTTGGCAAGATATTATAGACACTATTGGAAAATCGCAGGATAATTCGATACATATTACTATTGTTAGAAATGGTGATAGAATTGAGAAAACTGTAATACCTACTAGGGATATAGAGACTAATCGGGCAACAATTGGTATCAAAACTACTATAGAAAAATCTATAGGTGCATCGATCCGAAATGGATTTGTAGCAATAAAAGCCATAGCAACTGGTATATTAGGTTTTCTAAAAGGATTGATTACTAGAGAATCTAATGCTGCGGCAGAAATTATGGGACCTGTAGGAATTATAAACTTAGTAGGACAGGTGGCTAGAACAGGATGGATAGATGTAGTTAACTTGACCGCTGTCTTAAGCGTAAACTTAGGATTAATGAATCTATTACCGATACCTGCATTAGATGGAAGTAGAATTTTATTTCTATTAGTTGAAATGCTACGGGGAAAACCCGTTGACCCTGAAAAAGAAGGTATGATACATTTAATAGGTTTTGGTCTTTTGATAACTCTAATGTTATTTGTTACTTATAAAGATATATTAAAATTATTTAGCTAA
- a CDS encoding 1-deoxy-D-xylulose-5-phosphate reductoisomerase, translating to MKNISILGSTGSVGRQTLDVVKNHRERFKVVGLSALENIDEVEEQIYEFDPEIVAIFNQDKAEILSNRVGRKIKIVSGIDGLIEVATLNSANIVVTSVVGSIGLIPTLEAIRCNKTIALANKETLVVAGELVMNEAQKYGVKIIPVDSEHSAIFQCLQGEDIKNISRIILTASGGSFRDWTKEEIEKASAEDALRHPTWNMGQKVTIDSATLMNKGLEVIEARWLFNLELDKIDVIVHPQSIIHSMVEYKDNSIISQMGLPDMRTPIQYALSYPERINSNVEKLDFNKLGELTFMAPDTNRFPCLSLAYEALKIGKTMPCVLNGANEVLVEYFLENKIRFYDIPELIGKAMSIHEPFSYKTVDELLEVDKWVRSWIKNQLK from the coding sequence TTGAAAAATATTAGTATATTAGGATCTACTGGATCAGTTGGAAGACAGACACTTGACGTTGTAAAAAATCATAGAGAAAGATTCAAGGTTGTCGGACTATCAGCACTAGAGAATATTGATGAGGTTGAGGAACAGATATATGAATTTGATCCTGAAATCGTCGCTATTTTTAATCAAGATAAAGCTGAAATTTTATCTAATAGAGTCGGTAGGAAGATTAAAATTGTTTCTGGAATTGATGGATTAATTGAGGTAGCTACACTAAATTCAGCAAATATAGTCGTAACATCAGTTGTTGGGAGTATTGGACTGATACCTACCCTGGAGGCTATTAGATGTAATAAGACTATAGCTTTAGCTAATAAGGAAACCTTAGTTGTAGCTGGTGAGTTAGTTATGAATGAAGCTCAAAAATACGGGGTTAAAATAATTCCGGTAGATAGTGAACATTCTGCTATTTTTCAATGTCTACAAGGAGAAGATATAAAAAATATATCAAGAATTATTTTAACTGCTTCAGGTGGCTCTTTTAGGGACTGGACAAAGGAAGAAATAGAAAAAGCAAGTGCAGAAGATGCCTTAAGACATCCGACATGGAATATGGGACAGAAAGTTACTATTGATTCTGCTACTTTAATGAATAAGGGATTAGAAGTAATTGAAGCACGATGGTTATTTAATTTAGAACTGGATAAAATAGATGTTATAGTTCATCCACAAAGTATAATCCATTCAATGGTTGAGTATAAAGATAATTCGATCATTAGTCAAATGGGACTGCCAGATATGAGAACACCAATACAATATGCACTCTCTTATCCAGAACGAATTAATAGCAATGTTGAAAAACTTGACTTTAATAAATTAGGAGAATTAACTTTCATGGCTCCAGACACTAATAGATTTCCATGTTTATCCTTAGCTTATGAAGCATTAAAAATAGGAAAAACAATGCCATGCGTATTAAATGGAGCAAATGAAGTTTTAGTTGAATACTTCTTGGAAAATAAAATTAGATTTTATGATATACCAGAGCTTATCGGAAAGGCAATGTCGATACATGAGCCATTTTCATATAAAACCGTTGATGAACTTTTGGAAGTGGATAAATGGGTTAGAAGCTGGATTAAAAATCAACTAAAATAG
- a CDS encoding phosphatidate cytidylyltransferase produces the protein MLKRIVSAIIGLPFLLAIIFIGGMPLFIAILIVSLIGLREFYNACKNKSLCPVEVIGYLGSIALIVLVNFSYSLSYIFLLFFILIFLLNSIQLIHGKYNFLDISVTLYGLAYVPLLLSCILLISNQPNNIVIWLVFTTAWGTDTFAYFSGYFFGKRKLCPSISPKKTVAGAIGGVLGSISISVLFGYFFLQDYIIIVAFIGAIGSIVAQVGDLSASLIKRHTGIKDFGNLIPGHGGVLDRFDSILFTAPTIYFILNFVINRG, from the coding sequence ATGCTCAAGAGAATAGTTAGTGCAATTATTGGATTACCATTTTTATTAGCTATAATATTTATAGGAGGTATGCCTTTATTTATTGCTATTCTAATTGTATCATTAATTGGATTAAGAGAGTTTTATAATGCATGTAAGAACAAATCTTTATGCCCTGTTGAAGTAATAGGATACCTAGGTTCTATAGCCTTAATCGTACTAGTGAATTTTTCCTATAGCCTGTCCTATATTTTTTTATTATTTTTTATTTTAATTTTCCTATTAAATAGCATACAATTAATACATGGCAAATATAACTTTTTAGATATTAGTGTTACATTATATGGGTTAGCCTATGTTCCTTTACTTTTGAGCTGTATTTTGCTTATTAGTAACCAACCAAATAATATAGTTATATGGTTGGTATTTACCACTGCTTGGGGTACAGATACATTTGCATATTTTTCAGGATACTTTTTTGGAAAAAGAAAATTGTGTCCATCAATTAGTCCTAAAAAGACTGTTGCAGGAGCAATCGGTGGCGTTTTAGGAAGTATTAGTATATCAGTATTATTTGGCTATTTCTTTTTACAAGACTATATAATTATTGTTGCATTTATTGGGGCTATTGGTAGCATCGTTGCGCAAGTTGGTGATTTAAGTGCTTCTTTAATTAAACGGCATACTGGTATCAAGGATTTTGGAAATCTTATACCTGGACATGGAGGAGTACTAGATCGTTTTGACAGCATACTTTTTACAGCTCCGACAATTTATTTTATTTTAAATTTTGTAATTAACAGGGGATAA
- a CDS encoding isoprenyl transferase, translating to MLKNLWNSSNNNKIPSNINMDSIPKHIAIIMDGNGRWATERMLPRNLGHRAGVEALRDVIKTASNIGIKHLTLYAFSTENWKRPASEVSLLMKLLIEYLRKEITELHDNNVKIQTIGDINKLNDEVIEEISKATIKTKDNNGLCVNIALNYGGRSEIINAVKKVAEKAKSNEVQIDEIDEVLISSLLYTANVPDPELLIRTSGEIRLSNFLLWQCAYSEFWFTDVYWPDFRGEHLLMAISDYQNRKRRFGGI from the coding sequence ATGCTTAAAAATCTATGGAATAGTTCTAACAATAATAAAATACCATCTAATATCAATATGGATTCAATACCTAAGCATATAGCGATTATTATGGATGGAAATGGTAGATGGGCAACAGAGCGTATGTTACCAAGAAATCTGGGACATAGGGCTGGAGTAGAAGCTTTAAGAGATGTGATAAAGACTGCTTCCAATATTGGAATAAAGCATTTAACCCTTTATGCTTTTTCTACAGAAAATTGGAAAAGACCTGCATCTGAAGTCTCATTATTAATGAAGCTTCTAATTGAGTATTTAAGAAAAGAAATAACAGAACTACATGATAATAATGTTAAGATTCAAACTATAGGAGATATTAATAAACTTAATGATGAAGTAATTGAAGAAATAAGCAAAGCGACTATTAAAACAAAGGATAATAATGGACTTTGTGTTAATATAGCTTTGAACTATGGTGGGCGTTCAGAAATTATTAATGCTGTAAAAAAAGTTGCTGAAAAAGCTAAAAGCAATGAAGTACAAATAGATGAAATAGATGAGGTATTAATTAGCTCTTTACTATATACTGCAAATGTACCTGATCCAGAATTATTAATTAGAACAAGTGGAGAAATCAGATTAAGTAATTTTTTGTTATGGCAATGCGCATATTCAGAATTTTGGTTTACTGATGTATACTGGCCAGATTTCAGAGGAGAGCATTTACTTATGGCAATATCTGATTACCAAAATCGCAAAAGAAGATTTGGTGGAATATAG
- the frr gene encoding ribosome recycling factor, giving the protein MKLEIHKNLEDKMTKTVNALKEDFASIRAGRANPSMLDRVVVEYYGTPTPIKQIASVTAPEPRIITIQPYDQSSINNIEKAILQSDLGVNPSNDGKIIRIVIPQLTEERRKDLTKVARKTAEDSKIVLRNERRNANDRLKKMQKDNELTEDELKTAQDEVQKITDKFIKIVDELTEKKEQDIMEV; this is encoded by the coding sequence ATGAAGTTAGAAATTCACAAAAATCTTGAGGACAAAATGACGAAAACTGTTAATGCACTTAAAGAGGACTTTGCAAGCATTAGAGCTGGTCGAGCTAATCCATCAATGTTAGACAGGGTTGTTGTAGAGTATTATGGCACACCTACTCCGATTAAGCAGATAGCTTCTGTAACGGCTCCTGAGCCAAGAATTATTACAATACAACCATATGATCAATCATCTATCAACAATATTGAAAAAGCTATTTTACAATCAGACTTAGGAGTTAACCCTTCTAATGATGGCAAAATTATTAGAATTGTTATTCCTCAATTAACAGAAGAAAGAAGAAAAGATCTTACTAAAGTAGCTAGAAAAACAGCTGAAGATAGTAAAATAGTTTTAAGAAATGAAAGACGTAATGCAAATGACCGTTTGAAAAAAATGCAAAAAGATAATGAGTTAACTGAAGACGAATTAAAAACTGCACAAGATGAAGTTCAAAAAATAACTGATAAATTTATTAAGATTGTAGATGAACTTACTGAAAAGAAAGAGCAGGATATTATGGAGGTATAA
- the pyrH gene encoding UMP kinase, giving the protein MLQPQYKRVLLKLSGEALAGDKGFGLDSNIVSSIAAQIKDIVNMGVQVAIVVGGGNYWRGRTGEGMDRTTADYMGMMATVINALALQDSLENLGVLTRVQSAIEMRQIAEPYIRRRAVRHLEKNRVVIFAAGTGNPYFSTDTTAALRAAEIEAEVILLAKKVDGVYSADPCLDKTATKFDELAYIDVLKMGLKVMDSTATSLCMDNEIPIKVFGLEEPENIKKVICGEKIGTYIYS; this is encoded by the coding sequence GTGTTACAACCTCAATACAAAAGAGTTCTATTAAAATTAAGTGGTGAAGCTTTAGCTGGAGATAAGGGCTTCGGTTTAGATTCGAATATAGTTAGCAGTATTGCTGCTCAGATTAAAGATATTGTAAATATGGGAGTTCAGGTAGCTATAGTAGTTGGCGGTGGAAACTACTGGCGAGGTCGAACTGGTGAAGGTATGGATAGAACTACTGCTGATTATATGGGAATGATGGCAACTGTCATTAATGCCCTTGCTCTTCAAGATTCATTAGAAAATTTAGGTGTATTAACAAGAGTTCAGAGTGCTATAGAAATGAGACAAATAGCAGAACCATATATTAGAAGAAGAGCTGTTAGACATCTTGAAAAAAATCGTGTAGTTATATTTGCTGCCGGCACAGGAAATCCATATTTCTCCACAGATACTACAGCGGCTCTACGGGCTGCTGAAATTGAAGCCGAAGTAATCTTATTAGCTAAAAAGGTAGATGGAGTATATTCTGCTGATCCATGCCTTGATAAAACCGCTACGAAATTTGATGAATTAGCATATATAGATGTCTTAAAGATGGGGCTAAAGGTAATGGATTCGACTGCAACATCATTATGTATGGATAATGAAATACCGATTAAAGTTTTTGGATTAGAAGAGCCTGAAAATATTAAGAAGGTCATATGTGGAGAGAAAATAGGTACATATATTTATAGTTAA
- the tsf gene encoding translation elongation factor Ts has protein sequence MSITAAMVKELREKTGAGMMDCKKALTETDGNMDKAVEVLREKGLAAVAKKAGRIAAEGLVEAYIHGGRIGVLVEVNSETDFVAKNQEFKDFVKDVALQVAAANPQYVSRDQVDQEMIEKEKEILKKQALNEGKPEKIVDKMVEGRIEKFYKEICLLEQPFVKNPDVTIGELLTEKISKIGENITIRRFTRYEVGEGIEKKEENFAEEVAKQIGNK, from the coding sequence ATGAGTATAACTGCAGCAATGGTTAAAGAATTAAGAGAAAAAACAGGTGCTGGCATGATGGATTGCAAAAAAGCACTAACTGAGACAGATGGGAATATGGACAAGGCAGTTGAGGTTCTTAGAGAAAAAGGTCTAGCTGCTGTTGCTAAAAAAGCAGGTAGAATAGCAGCTGAAGGTTTAGTTGAAGCCTACATACATGGAGGTAGAATTGGAGTATTAGTTGAAGTTAACTCTGAAACTGACTTTGTGGCTAAAAATCAAGAATTTAAAGATTTTGTAAAAGATGTTGCTCTTCAAGTTGCAGCTGCAAATCCTCAATACGTAAGCCGTGATCAAGTAGATCAAGAAATGATTGAAAAAGAGAAGGAAATTTTAAAGAAACAAGCATTAAATGAAGGTAAACCAGAAAAAATCGTTGATAAGATGGTTGAAGGAAGAATTGAAAAATTTTACAAAGAGATATGTTTATTGGAGCAACCATTTGTTAAGAATCCTGATGTTACAATTGGGGAATTATTGACAGAAAAAATATCTAAAATCGGAGAAAATATCACTATTAGAAGATTTACAAGATATGAAGTAGGCGAAGGAATAGAAAAGAAAGAAGAGAACTTTGCAGAAGAGGTTGCTAAGCAGATAGGTAATAAGTAA
- the rpsB gene encoding 30S ribosomal protein S2 yields MSVISMKQLLEAGVHFGHQTRRWNPKMGEYIFTERNGIYIIDLQKTVKKVEEAYSAMKEIASEGGTILFVGTKKQAQEAIEEEAKRSGMFYVNQRWLGGMLTNFKTIKKRIERLHELEKMEEDGTFEVLPKKEVIKLRHEQEKLEKFLGGIKDMTEMPDALFVVDPRKERIAIQEAHTLGIPVISIVDTNCDPDEVDYVIPGNDDAIRAVKLLTATMANAVIEGKQGVQTEA; encoded by the coding sequence ATGTCAGTAATCTCAATGAAACAATTATTAGAAGCTGGGGTTCACTTTGGACACCAAACTAGAAGATGGAACCCTAAAATGGGTGAGTACATTTTTACAGAAAGAAATGGAATATATATTATAGACCTTCAAAAAACTGTAAAAAAAGTAGAAGAAGCTTATAGTGCTATGAAGGAAATTGCTTCTGAAGGAGGAACAATTTTATTTGTAGGAACTAAAAAGCAAGCGCAAGAAGCTATTGAGGAAGAAGCTAAGAGAAGTGGAATGTTCTATGTTAACCAAAGATGGTTAGGTGGAATGTTAACTAACTTTAAAACTATCAAGAAGAGAATTGAACGTCTTCATGAATTAGAAAAAATGGAAGAAGATGGAACATTTGAAGTATTGCCTAAAAAAGAAGTTATTAAACTTCGTCATGAACAAGAAAAACTTGAAAAGTTTTTAGGTGGTATTAAAGACATGACCGAGATGCCAGATGCTTTATTTGTAGTAGACCCTAGAAAAGAAAGAATTGCTATCCAAGAGGCTCACACTCTAGGAATTCCTGTTATTTCAATTGTTGATACAAACTGTGATCCAGATGAAGTAGACTATGTTATTCCTGGGAATGATGATGCTATAAGAGCTGTTAAGTTACTTACTGCTACTATGGCAAACGCTGTAATTGAAGGAAAACAAGGGGTTCAAACAGAGGCATAA
- a CDS encoding FapA family protein, producing MTNEYIVVEGETYNDALTKGLKSLNLTDDQVKVEVLDEKKGFLFKKGLFKLKITPISISYDTDIQSDKNINDTKESGFYLDYCPDGVYLTITDTPSKVSIGNVLDFLTKKHVKDYDYEKIARCLENKNGDPEKIAPFQDEFLIDSSLQIDVSKNKLEVTILLTEPSGGKILSATEIVDNLNKNNIKFGIINKKIEEVVNRQVFNQSILIAQGKAAISGEDGQIIYPFNDETESRNTIIDEDGRIDYKNLDRIRNVKAGTLLIEIIPPTEGINGVDVYGNEIVAKNGKEVLIKKGKNVVESEDSLKIYAAKDGEVHFVDGTIYVDEVININGDIDNETGNIQFNGKVNIKGNVKSGFKVEAEGDIEIGGVVEGATLVSKGNIIIHRGVQGNNQAYLQCSGNLNAKYLENASVKCGGNVESDAILHSDVTTKGKIIVSGKKGLIVGGDIKAGKEVRANVVGSNMGTITKIEVGIDPEEKKYYEQLKVEMLDIEKNIDNSKKAIELLNKISKKQQLTNEKQELLVKSLKTYKVLNAKYDDITKELQELSARFKEPNNGKIHVITIIYTGVKVTIGSSSRQIYDELSNCTLYVKDGDVSIGPYEK from the coding sequence ATGACAAATGAGTATATTGTTGTTGAAGGTGAGACTTATAATGATGCTTTAACTAAAGGATTAAAAAGTTTAAACTTAACAGATGATCAAGTTAAAGTCGAAGTTTTAGATGAAAAGAAAGGTTTTTTATTTAAAAAAGGATTATTTAAATTAAAAATCACTCCTATATCAATTAGTTATGACACCGATATACAATCAGACAAAAATATAAATGATACAAAAGAGAGTGGATTTTACCTAGACTATTGTCCAGATGGAGTCTATCTTACCATTACAGATACACCATCAAAAGTTAGTATAGGAAATGTATTAGATTTCTTAACTAAAAAACATGTAAAAGACTATGATTATGAGAAAATCGCTCGGTGTTTAGAGAATAAAAATGGCGATCCTGAGAAAATTGCACCTTTTCAAGATGAATTTTTAATTGATAGCAGTTTGCAAATAGATGTGTCTAAAAATAAACTAGAAGTAACAATATTACTGACAGAGCCAAGTGGCGGGAAAATATTATCTGCTACTGAAATTGTAGACAACTTAAATAAAAATAATATTAAGTTTGGAATTATCAATAAAAAAATAGAAGAAGTAGTTAATAGACAAGTATTTAATCAATCTATTTTAATAGCACAAGGTAAGGCAGCTATAAGCGGAGAAGATGGACAAATTATTTATCCTTTTAATGATGAAACAGAAAGTAGAAATACAATCATTGATGAAGATGGAAGAATTGATTATAAAAACTTGGATAGAATACGGAATGTGAAGGCAGGTACTTTACTTATAGAAATCATTCCTCCTACTGAAGGTATAAATGGGGTAGATGTCTATGGAAATGAAATAGTTGCTAAAAACGGTAAAGAAGTTCTTATAAAAAAGGGAAAAAATGTAGTAGAAAGTGAAGATAGTTTGAAAATCTATGCTGCTAAAGACGGAGAGGTACATTTCGTAGATGGCACTATATATGTAGATGAAGTTATAAATATCAATGGGGATATAGATAATGAAACAGGTAATATCCAATTTAATGGTAAAGTTAATATTAAGGGAAATGTAAAGTCAGGGTTTAAGGTTGAAGCAGAAGGGGATATTGAAATTGGGGGAGTAGTAGAAGGTGCTACCTTAGTTTCTAAAGGAAATATTATTATTCACAGAGGGGTACAAGGCAATAACCAAGCTTATCTACAATGTTCTGGAAATTTAAACGCAAAATACCTTGAAAATGCAAGCGTAAAATGTGGCGGCAATGTTGAGTCGGATGCTATATTACACAGTGATGTTACTACTAAGGGAAAAATTATAGTTTCGGGCAAAAAAGGCTTGATTGTTGGTGGGGATATAAAAGCTGGTAAGGAAGTAAGGGCTAATGTAGTAGGATCTAATATGGGAACTATTACTAAAATAGAAGTTGGAATTGATCCTGAGGAAAAAAAATATTATGAACAACTTAAAGTTGAAATGCTAGATATTGAGAAAAATATTGATAACTCAAAAAAAGCTATTGAACTATTAAATAAAATATCGAAAAAACAGCAGTTAACTAATGAAAAGCAAGAACTATTAGTTAAATCATTAAAGACATATAAGGTTTTAAATGCTAAGTATGACGATATTACCAAAGAATTGCAAGAATTATCAGCAAGATTCAAGGAGCCAAATAACGGTAAAATTCATGTTATAACAATTATTTATACTGGTGTAAAGGTAACTATAGGCAGCAGCTCTCGACAAATTTACGATGAACTATCAAATTGTACCTTATATGTAAAAGATGGTGACGTTTCAATTGGTCCATATGAAAAGTAA
- a CDS encoding FliA/WhiG family RNA polymerase sigma factor → MEHKTLWHNYKQNNDIQAKTLLIEEYVRLVKVIAGRLYTSYGTNIEYDDLVSYGIFGLIDAIEKFDLDKQVKFETYAQIRIRGAIIDHLRSLDWVPRSARQKSKQVEDAYCRLENQLGRSVSDLEVARELRITVKELQEIMLQTASFNVISLEEAVFEGYTLGKIENEKQLPEELVCSQETYDTLKNNIVQLPEREKQVISLYYYNNLTYKEIGQVLEISESRVSQLHSKAISRLKSKLTVK, encoded by the coding sequence ATGGAGCATAAAACCCTATGGCATAATTACAAACAGAATAATGATATACAAGCAAAAACATTACTCATAGAAGAGTATGTTAGACTAGTAAAAGTTATTGCTGGCCGATTATATACATCTTATGGCACAAATATAGAATATGATGACTTAGTTAGCTACGGTATTTTTGGCTTAATAGATGCTATAGAAAAATTTGATCTAGATAAACAAGTTAAGTTTGAAACATACGCACAAATACGTATAAGGGGAGCGATCATTGATCATTTAAGAAGCTTAGATTGGGTTCCAAGATCTGCTAGACAGAAATCCAAGCAAGTTGAAGATGCTTATTGTAGATTGGAAAACCAACTAGGACGATCAGTTTCTGACTTAGAGGTAGCAAGAGAATTGAGGATTACGGTTAAGGAGCTACAAGAAATTATGCTACAAACAGCCTCCTTTAATGTAATCTCATTAGAGGAGGCTGTTTTCGAAGGATATACACTAGGAAAAATAGAAAATGAAAAACAATTACCTGAAGAGTTAGTGTGTAGCCAAGAGACATATGATACTCTAAAAAATAATATAGTACAATTACCTGAACGTGAGAAACAGGTCATATCGCTATATTATTATAATAATTTAACATATAAAGAAATAGGACAGGTACTAGAAATATCCGAATCAAGAGTGTCTCAATTACACTCTAAAGCCATTTCAAGATTAAAATCTAAATTAACCGTAAAATAG
- a CDS encoding chemotaxis protein CheD, whose protein sequence is MQTITKVGMADMNIVQDPGVITTLGLGSCVGIILYDKAIKTAGLVHIMLPSSKHIKNNENKAKFADTGIQLLLDKMMERGCTRSRITAKIAGGSQMFSFQTNNEIMKIGERNVLATKEILQLLNIPIIAEDTGGNYGRTIEFYSNNGKLIIKTIGHGVHEI, encoded by the coding sequence ATGCAAACAATTACTAAGGTTGGTATGGCTGATATGAATATAGTTCAAGATCCGGGGGTCATTACAACTCTAGGACTAGGATCTTGTGTAGGGATCATTCTATATGACAAGGCCATTAAAACTGCTGGCTTAGTTCATATTATGTTACCTAGCAGCAAACATATTAAAAATAATGAGAACAAAGCTAAGTTTGCGGACACTGGTATACAATTATTGCTTGATAAAATGATGGAAAGAGGTTGCACTAGGTCTAGAATTACGGCGAAAATCGCTGGAGGTAGTCAAATGTTTTCATTTCAAACTAATAACGAAATAATGAAAATAGGTGAGCGAAATGTATTAGCCACTAAGGAAATATTACAATTACTAAATATACCTATAATTGCAGAGGATACTGGTGGAAATTATGGTCGAACTATTGAATTTTATTCTAATAATGGAAAACTTATTATTAAAACTATAGGACATGGTGTACATGAAATTTAA
- a CDS encoding chemotaxis protein CheC yields MDLSIEDLNNLHLDVLREIGNIGAGNAATALAGLINKRIDMNVPSVKILDFNDVSAVLGGEEIVVSGVYFEVDGDIEGNIMFLLDLRSAKVLTNILMGREDPSNELDEMDHSALQEIGNILSGAYISSLSSLTNLNIKISIPSLCIDMAGAIISVPAIQFGYMGDKVLLIETILQDGNDTVKGNFFLIPEAKSFKTLLNSLGVYT; encoded by the coding sequence TTGGATTTATCAATAGAGGATTTAAATAATTTGCATTTAGATGTATTAAGAGAAATTGGTAATATTGGTGCTGGAAATGCAGCTACAGCTTTAGCTGGATTGATTAATAAAAGAATAGATATGAATGTACCATCTGTAAAAATTTTAGATTTTAATGATGTAAGTGCAGTTTTGGGCGGAGAAGAAATTGTTGTATCTGGTGTTTATTTTGAAGTTGACGGTGATATTGAAGGTAATATTATGTTTTTGCTTGACTTAAGATCTGCAAAGGTTTTAACAAATATTTTAATGGGTAGGGAAGATCCTAGCAATGAATTAGATGAAATGGATCATTCGGCTCTACAGGAAATAGGAAATATTTTATCTGGAGCCTATATATCTTCACTGTCATCTTTAACTAATTTAAACATTAAAATATCTATTCCATCATTATGTATAGACATGGCAGGAGCAATAATCAGTGTACCCGCAATACAATTTGGATATATGGGGGATAAAGTTTTATTAATTGAAACAATACTCCAAGATGGTAATGACACAGTAAAAGGTAATTTTTTTCTCATTCCAGAAGCTAAATCTTTCAAAACTTTATTAAATAGTCTAGGAGTGTATACTTAA
- a CDS encoding chemotaxis protein CheW produces the protein MSSMNQYVVFKLNNESYGLLIDYVETIEKLTEITRVPSAPYYISGVINLRGEVIPVVDLRRRFQLENISNTDENRIIVLSFEEMNVGILVDSCSEVVTLDTNQIDKAYDLISSFEDDYIQGIGKFNERMIIIVDIPKLLINNITG, from the coding sequence ATGAGTTCGATGAATCAATATGTTGTATTTAAGTTAAATAATGAGAGCTATGGATTACTAATTGATTATGTTGAAACAATTGAAAAACTTACTGAAATAACTAGAGTTCCTAGTGCACCATACTACATAAGTGGAGTAATAAATTTAAGGGGAGAGGTTATACCGGTAGTAGATCTTAGAAGAAGATTTCAGTTGGAAAATATTAGTAACACAGATGAAAATAGAATTATTGTCCTTTCTTTTGAAGAGATGAATGTAGGGATACTAGTAGATTCATGTTCTGAGGTTGTTACATTGGATACGAACCAGATTGATAAAGCCTATGATTTAATAAGTTCCTTTGAGGATGACTATATTCAGGGTATTGGTAAGTTTAATGAAAGAATGATCATTATAGTAGATATTCCTAAACTTCTAATAAATAATATTACTGGGTAA